The nucleotide window GCTCTTGAACTACTTGTACCTGGCGCTTTATCTAGTTGTATGTTGCAATCTAGGAGAAGAtagagtttgattttttttgcttCCAGAGCTCTGCGTGCTTATGAAGGTTGTACATTTTGCATCTGGGGTTTGTACATTGCTATAAAGACAACAGATTGTTTAGCTCTCGATAtaacatttgttttgttttagcgAAAGTTTTACTATGCTCCGGCGTATGGTATGCACTAAACCAGTGGAGGGTTGGATGTGCATCAAACGGGTTCAATGGCCAAGGATCTCGGCGTTTAGTATGGTCCCGTGCATACTAGAAAATCCATTGTTTCAGTTATGGGATGTTAGTTGGAATGTGTTTGGTATGTTTTATGGATGTTGATGTTTATTTTGGTGAttgaatcaaattacattctTTGTCAACCGTTTCGTGATTTTGGTCAATTAAATTAGATTTAGTTAGTTGAAGGGAAGAGGGGAAATGATGTTTCATAACTATGGTGGCGGAATTCAGCTGCATCAAAATTTGTCGGGTCAATTCATCAATGGGacaagaggtcgcacttggtgcgatggcaagtgccttcgcccatgagcggtaggtctcgggttcgagacttgggagcagcctctccataaatgggggtaaggctagccgacattcacctctcccagaccctgcgtaaagcgggagccttgtgcactgggtacgacctttaattCATCAATGGGACACAAGAAAAAGCTCATGGATTTGGAGTCCCGCTGGGCATTCTGCACTACATTGGGTTCACATTGTATGGAGTTTTGCTTATGAGGGAATTAGGGATAGGGGTAGGAGTTGGTCTTGTTAGTGTCTTTCTCCCCATTGGTCTGTGATATGCACAAATACCTATGAATGTATTATGTCTCGATTATCTGCTGCTTTATTGTCCCATTGCATTGACCATGTATATTATGGTGATGGGGGAGCACATCAGTAGGGATACTTCTGTTTCTTGTGTTTCCTTATCGGGTGGAAGAGGAGCCAAATATCAAGTTCCTTCTTGTTGAACGGCTGTAAACCTCTGCCACTGCAGCTGTCCATTCAGGGATTTAAAAACCACAGAAAAAGTAGATTCAGTAGTAGGTGATGATTGCATAGATGAATAGTGCATTAGAAACCATAACTGTTTTCTTAGAGATGCCAGATTTGGATCTCATTTGCATAGGATGGTGATTGAATACAAAAAGGAGAGGAAACAAATGCTCCACGAGGGCTGCACGTAGAATAGATGAGGAAGACttagaagaataagaagaaacatAAAGTAGAATAGAAGTAGAAGAATGTATTGTAGTTAAAAAACTCAAGGAAATTCAAAGGAGTGAATACTTTGTTGGGGAAAAAGTTACCTGTAAGGATATCCCTTGTTCAATATGTGCTCAGTCAGGATCAACGTACTGAGATATTTCCCGGTTGTTTGGCTTCTGCTAGATTTCTTCTTTCGCACACCAAGTTTGAGGGGGCATGATAGACAACAGAGTTCACAGTATGATAGCTCAATTGTACTAGTTGTGTTAGTCTTAGTACTGTTGTAAAGAGCAAACGTCTATTATTGTGCCGGCAGCATCTGCCTTTTTACCTCTGTTGTATTTATGTTTTATAGGCTACAGACCAGCTATTCTTGTGAATGATAAATCTGTTTCCATCATCAGATAAATTCATCTTGTATTAGCTTCTTAGTTGTTTGGTATATGTTGAGTAaggataatttttcttttaagttaaGCCTACATTTCCGTGCAATTTTCTATATCATGGATCTAAGACATTATGTTTAATATGTCTTCATGAATAATAACtaatcaccaaagaaaatgcaCTTTTGCTcaaattttttgtcttattgttcGAACTTTCAATTGCTGTGATTTGAACAAGTCTAATTTTACAGTTTGACTATTGATGATTGATATTATTATAGATAATTTCGAGGAGACACTTGAGTTAACAACTGATTCTTTTGATGCAGGTTGGCACAATTACTCTTGTTGCcttgacaggattgcttgtctTCATGCTTTTCTTAATGGCAGCAACTTTCAATGCCGTTGTTATTTCTCTCCTACTGTCTTTGGCAGCTGCCGGAGGATTCTTGGCCATTTTCTTTGCCTGTGTAACAGTTATATACATTGGAGCATTATCAGTGGctgtttttgttatttctgCCACAACAATAACTGCAATGGGAGCTGTTCTGTTTACTACAGGTAGGACGGGATGACCAATTAACCATTACTTCTGCTAATTCTCTCTAGTTTTTAATACTTACCCCTACATATCGAAGAACAACCTATATTGACTAAAAGTGTCGTATAAGGCATTTACCACTATGTTAGTGGTAGCTTTCTAAATTTGCAACAATCGTACTTATCAGGTCTACTAATACATATAGATGAGACAGTAAGTAATAagtttatgaaaagaaatttccaTTCAAAATTAACGACCCTAAGGCGAAGATAGTGTGTAAGGTTTCAGGGGTCCTTGTCTCTGTTCTTTGTGATTATTTAGGGGTCCTAGTTGTTGCCTTTCTTTTGGTTCTGTTGAAGTGTTTGCGTGCCCCATGGTTAAATGTATGACCTTGCAATCAGGCTGCTACTCTCTCTGATTAAATATACACCACAGTAACATTTGATCAAGATACAAACAATTAGTCTATGTACTTAAGAGCGACCAAGCTACTGACCGCAATTAACTTTTTGCCACTTGATTTTCTGTATGCTACATTATTTGAATATATGTGCACTTCTTACCGGAAATTCTGGGCTTTGCATCAAATTGATGGCCTGTATAATACAGTTCATCGATGGCTGATCGATCTATATTTTGAATTGTCTATTATTCCACTTCCCATTGAGTCAAGGTTCTTATCATATTTCTTTGTTCCCCTAATTAGGTTGGATTGGATTCTTTTGGATCGTGTTGCTGGCAACAAAGAAATCTCTGGGCCTTGCTAAGAAGTCATTTGGTGCGACTGGTTCAGCGCTTGCAGCTTACTCTTATACTAGGCATGCTCGCCATCATTCAGCAATCGATAAGGCagattgaaaaataataaaaaaataaagtgtCCGATTGAAGCATATGCCAGGTTTCCAGACCCTTGTCGAGATATATGACAATGTCGTTTCTTATCTACAGTTTGATGCATATTTGTTGAATTATTGTCAAGGCAAGGTAGGCGGGGTATTGTATAGGTTTTCCTAAGTTTGtctattttcttgtccatttaAAACTACTATATATCGGCCTCTTTTGTATAATATATGTGTTGCAGATGTTAAATTGCACAGAACATAGGCATAATGCCGTATATATTAAACACAACAACTCTTCCCTCGAGGAGTTGTGATCTGTTCATGTATATAGCAATCTGCAGCTGCGGTCGTTTATGTTGGCTTGAGGTGATTTGTAAAGATTCTAGGACTCCCTTGTTTTGGTAAGAAAAAGATTGTGTATATTTCTTTCCTTGTGAGATTAGGCATTGTGTATGTTTATACTTGGCATATGAGCCCAGTGCGATTCTAACCCTGACCCTAATTACCTGCACGGCTGTGATCCTGCTGCTGCTTCAAAGTACAAACTGTGATGTGCGTGCTGTATCTGCTGTACCAGTGCCCGTCTGTGCTTGACTGCTGCTGCTGCCTTCCTTTGTCAGGATGGTGAACTTTTCAGAGCTAAGTTCAGGGCAAAAGTTGAAAGAAGGGATCATTGGTTCAACAAATAGTTATGTATTGAATTCAGTTGTGACCCAGAGTGATGCTTTCGCTGTGCCTAATGCAATGAAATTGAGTGGATCAAATTATCCTCTTTGACCCAAGGTATTAGAGATGGCACATGCAGGACATGGTAAGAAGGGGTTCTTGACGGGGAGTGTCAAGGAACCTAGTGAATGAAGTGTTGATTTCGAGACATTGGAGACTGGGAATGCCATTGTAAAATGATATTTAATTAACTCTATAAAGTCGGCTCTCATGGGTTTTTTCATTCACCTTTGAACTGCCAAAGAAGTGTGGGAGGAGGTTGCTCGAACTCACTATGACGGCTCTGATATATCCCACATTTATGGGTAGAAGGTTAAGTCCTTTAGACTTTGACAGGAGGGACGTCCAGTTGGTGTGTGCTATGCGACATCAAATCTGTGTGGCAAGAGTTGGATCAACAAAGGCTGATCAAAATGGAATGTGCAAAACATTTGAAGACGCTGCAGGAGGAGATTCAATTGGACCATGTGTCTGCTTTCCTGGCGGGCCTTGACGATGTATTCAATGAAATTCAAAGTGACATCCTGCGAACTCAACCCTGGTGTTTTATATTGTCCGTCGTGAAGCACAACGCCAAGCCACCATTATGGGTGAAAGTAGTGCTGTAGTGGCAGCAGCCAAGGAGGAGGAGTTGTCGTGGCCATGGTGTCTCAGCCAAATGCAAATCCTCGTGCCAATGGACCTTCAAATTCCTCTTTGAATTCTCGTACATTTTCTCAAGAAAACAAAGATGATTTGAAGTGTACCTATTATTGAAAACCATCATTTGGGTATATATCCTAATCAGGTGCATGTTGATAAGGGTAGATATTGAAGGCTTGTAGGGCGATTAATTTATTAGCTTATACTCATCTCGTTATTGCCTATGTTGAAAGCGTTGTTCACCAATTTATGCACTCACTGAAGGTGGGAGGAAATTTAGTTACATGgcataataagaaacaaaaggaGGTGTCATGTTCTTCGGCTGAGGCTGAATAAAGGGTTATGGCACAACAAATACGTGAGTTCCTTTGTTTACGTAAACTTCTGAAGGGACTTAGGGTTAGACCAAAGAAGGCTATGAACCCAAGTCTGTACCTTCTAAAGGGACTTGGTCCCGTTGAAGTGATTTTACCAGATATAATTATTTGGTATAATTACCACAATATAGGGATATGGACTCAATAAGGTTCTCTAATATTTAGTGCACTCTATGTATAATCATGTAAACAATGAAAAGTTTATTTGTGACTGTAGGGGGCTTCCGTATTTATAGAGGTTGAGATGCCTCATTGGAACACATACTTCTTCATGTTGTGCCAATGAATTGTGTAAGATTATCGTTGaggaaagttgaggttccacaaTAAAATCAATTGGGCAACATAGGGAGTagccaacttacttataagccaATGCAAGGTCCTTCATTCTTAAGACACCCCCTCACATGTGACGAATTTTTAAGCCTAAAACATTACAACACAACAGGTGACGTGGAACACAtgtggccgtttggcttcacagtgggacaacctgctctaataccacgaagaaagttaaggttccaccataaaaccaattagccATATGGAGTTTAGCCTAACTTACTTATAAGTCATACAAGGTCCCCCATTCTCAACAATCGCCACATCTATCTTTATTGCTTTAAATTTTATAGCGTGAACTGCCGATTTAGTCCCTGAATTATCACCTTAGCAAGAATTAAGTTCCTGAATTAATTTTTGGataaaataagtccctaaattcattaaaaactgCTAATTTCATCCATAATATTATActcaaagctattttatccaatttttttgtcaatttataaGTCACATGACACATTTTAGAGGATATTGCTGCCATTTTTTTTGCCTATAAGCTTATAATGTTGGATATAGGTTGTGAATCAAACGTCTAATTTATCCTTTAAAGTTTACTCCATACACTCTTTCTTCGAAGAAAATAAGTCCTTAAACTATGAAAAGCTACCGGTCTACTCTCTAaagtgtatcacatgcaagtcacatgacttaaattgacaaaaaattgaataaaatagcTTCGAATgtaatattagggatgtaaaATGACTGGTTTCTTTTCGAAAAAATAGTTTAGCAACCTAATTTTCAAGCAGATTATAATTTAGAGACTAAATCGACATTTTACCCAAGTTTATACACAACGTTTCGAAAAgtattttttattacaaaatgcAAATGctactattttttctttttgtttggtttgcctttttcacttttttgtttctttcacaACTTTGATACTGGGGAGGGGTGAGATGGAAGGTGGAATAATTCGCTAAACCACTATGATTTTTCACCCAATATCtgttgtcacatcctggcctggggcggaccacttctcgggcccgctccaccaccgtagcacgatattgtccgctttgggccccgaccacgccctcacggttttgtttctgggaactcacgagcaacttcccagtgggtcacccatcctgggagtgctctggcctccttatcgcttaacttcggagttcctacggaactcgaagtcaatgagctcccaaaaggccttgtgctaggtaaggatgggaatatacatttaaggatcgctcccctggacgatgtgggatgtcacaatccaccccttttaggggcccgacgtcctcgtcggtaCACCACGGctagggttaggctctgataccaattgtcacatcccggcccggggcggaccacttcccgggcccgctccaccaccgtagcacgatattgtccgctttgggccccgaccacgccctcacggttttgtttctgggaactcacgagcaacttcccagtgggtcacccatcctgggagtgctctggcctccttctcgcttaacttcggagttcctacggaactcgaagtcaatgagctcccaaaaggcctcgtgctaggtagggatgggaatatacatttaaggatcgctcccctgggcgatgtgggatgtcacaatattggcacatcccggcccggggcgaatcacttcccgggcccgctccaccaccgtagcacgatattgtccgctttgggcccgaccacgccctcacggttttgtttctaggaactcaggagcaacttcccagtgggtcacccatcctgggagtgctctagcccccttctcgcttaacttcggagttccgacggaacctgaagccagtgagctctcaaaaggcctcgtgctaggtagggatgggaatatacatttaaggatcgctcccctgggcgatgtgggatgttacaatccaccccccttaggggcccgacgtcctcgtcggcacactcgcgGCCAGGGTCAGGCT belongs to Malus sylvestris chromosome 17, drMalSylv7.2, whole genome shotgun sequence and includes:
- the LOC126611016 gene encoding uncharacterized protein LOC126611016 — translated: MAEPYGTNGGVHVDVIDHDGEVHTKREETLYGVFHHLIIEIFFPGSTSAGAAAPLFHRIKTSLAKNVPLLREASRNSGRNVLLWTRRGSPLRALLVISVGTITLVALTGLLVFMLFLMAATFNAVVISLLLSLAAAGGFLAIFFACVTVIYIGALSVAVFVISATTITAMGAVLFTTGWIGFFWIVLLATKKSLGLAKKSFGATGSALAAYSYTRHARHHSAIDKAD